CACTGATCCAACTTCGGCTATCGCGAGGATCTGCTCCCATAGCGCCGGGTTTTCGCTCAGCGCGCTTTCAATACCATCGATCAGGTACACCGTGTCTTTCGGCGCCCCTTTAAGTTGTTCAATCTCAGCGACAACTTTGTGTAGCTTATGTAGGCCGTGAACCCACTCCGTCTTGTCATCTCCAACGGTCTCGGCGCACTGCATCATCCAGATGGTTTTTCCCCAGCCGGGGGCCGATGCAAGTACCGTGAGCGGGGGAAGATCGCTCCAGAACACACCAAATTTTGAGCGGTGAATAACCGAATCACATGGATTGACCTGAGCCAACAGTTCCTGCCCAAAGTTGTTCTTCAGTAGATTCCCCTCCCCAACGCGACGAACTCAACCACAGAGTTCTCGAACGCGAGAGTTTTTTGTCGTCGTTGACATGCAGCCCTCGTACGCACCAATAACTAACGGTTCAAAACAGTAGGCGATGGGAGACACATATAGGGGACATTCCAAATGTTTATCCCCTGGATTTATCCCCATTGGGAAACGAGGCTCGACGCGCGAGAGAGAACCAGACTCGTCAATCAGCCGATCGGCCGATGTGGCCCACCAACCGACGAATACCCCGCATCCCAATGCTTTAGCATGCTTAGTCTCATGGATCTGATAACCGTGCGCGACCTGCGCAAAAGATATAAACAGCACGATGCTATCGATGGGATTACCTTTAGTGTCAGTGAGGGTGAGTGTGTTGCACTTCTTGGTCCCAACGGTGCTGGGAAGACGACCACAATCGAGATCCTTGAAGGATTTCGAAGCCCCAGTTCAGGGGCAGTGAGTGTCCTCGGAGAGAACCCGCGAAGCGGCGGTCCACAGTGGAGAAATCGCGTCGGAGTCGTCCTGCAGTCGACTTTCGAGGCCAGTTCGCTCACGGTCAGAGAGGAGCTGAAACTCGCTCAGGCTTCATACTCGAACCCGCGCACAGTCGATGAAACATTGCATATGGTTGGACTTGAGACCAAAGATAGGGCGCGCGTTGCTCAACTTTCAGGAGGCCAGAGGCGCAGATTAGATGTTGCCCTGGGAATCATCGGCCGCCCCGAGCTACTGTTCTTGGACGAACCAACAACCGGATTCGACCCGAGTGCCCGCAGGAGCTTCCAAAACATGCTTGCCTCCTTGCATCAACGGGGACTGACCATCGTGCTAACCACACACTACTTGGCCGAGGCGGCGGTCCTGGCAGACCGAGTCCTTGTTCTGTCCAATGGTCACGTCATTGCCGAAGGGGCTCCAGAGGACCTGGGCGGCCAGGCAGCTCACACGCCCAGAGTCACCTGGTATGACCCAGCAAGCGGCCAGACCCGAACCGAGGTCACTGCCACCCCGACGGCCCTGATAGAAAATCTCGCCGCAAAGCTCGGCGAAATCCCCGAACTACAAGTGATTCGACCGACCCTGGAAGAGGTTTACCTGGAACTGATCGCGAAGGACGAGGCGGCATGAGCGCACTACCAAGTACGCCGCTGGTTGCGGCGCGTCGAGTTCCCTTCGAATTGCTGTCGTTTGCGCGCGAGGTGTCCTCGTTATTCTTCAACTTTGCCTATCCGACGCTCATGTACCTGATCTTTGTTGGGAGTGGGGTGTTCTCGGATGGACTGGAGCGGACCGATTTTGGGATGAACCAGTTTTTCCTCCCTGGAATGGTGGCTACGGGTGTCATCTTGGCGACAACCCAAGAACTGGGGATGCGAGTGGTTGAGGAACGCGAAACCTCTCTACTAAAACGACTGCGCACGACCCCTA
The sequence above is a segment of the Actinomycetaceae bacterium MB13-C1-2 genome. Coding sequences within it:
- a CDS encoding ABC transporter ATP-binding protein, producing MDLITVRDLRKRYKQHDAIDGITFSVSEGECVALLGPNGAGKTTTIEILEGFRSPSSGAVSVLGENPRSGGPQWRNRVGVVLQSTFEASSLTVREELKLAQASYSNPRTVDETLHMVGLETKDRARVAQLSGGQRRRLDVALGIIGRPELLFLDEPTTGFDPSARRSFQNMLASLHQRGLTIVLTTHYLAEAAVLADRVLVLSNGHVIAEGAPEDLGGQAAHTPRVTWYDPASGQTRTEVTATPTALIENLAAKLGEIPELQVIRPTLEEVYLELIAKDEAA